One segment of Coffea arabica cultivar ET-39 chromosome 7c, Coffea Arabica ET-39 HiFi, whole genome shotgun sequence DNA contains the following:
- the LOC113701388 gene encoding autophagy-related protein 101 isoform X3 — MNCEVCQLKELVSLGPPEPRQEVEHIEVQCGDVEHEKKINEKIDHFIDRVEKHPNKKNQICLSFYEVKNKQATWFTNKVERHYWEQWYINLNTVQHPKTHSGKSHHPKVVVDPGETASEERNARRTALESSLREVLFQIIKFVNEKKDHVPPIPNLDGVSFPYEITISSSSDSAFGMDMLKRMLQTGHPTMLS, encoded by the exons ATGAATTGCGAAGTTTGCCAGCTTAAAGAACTGGTAAGCCTTGGACCACCAGAACCTCGCCag GAAGTGGAGCACATTGAG GTACAGTGTGGTGATGTTGAacatgaaaagaaaataaatgagaaGATTGACCACTTCATTGACAGGGTGGAGAAGCACCCCAATAAGAAAAATCAG ATATGTTTGTCTTTCTATGAAGTTAAGAACAAACAGGCAACATGGTTTACTAACAAAGTTGAGCGTCACTACTGGGAGCAATGGTACATAAATTTGAATACAGTACAACATCCAAAGACACATTCTGGGAAGTCTCATCACCCCAAAGTAGTAGTTGATCCAGGAG AAACTGCCTCAGAGGAGAGGAATGCTCGTCGGACAGCGCTAGAATCATCTCTCCGTGAAGTTTTATTTCAGATAATAAAATTTGTAAATgagaagaaggatcatgttccCCCAATTCCAAATCTTGATGGTGTCTCATTTCCTTACGAGATTACTATCTCAAG TTCATCAGATTCTGCATTTGGGATGGATATGTTGAAGAGGATGCTTCAGACTGGGCATCCAACCATGCTCAGCTGA
- the LOC113701388 gene encoding autophagy-related protein 101 isoform X1, whose amino-acid sequence MNCEVCQLKELVSLGPPEPRQEVEHIEVREVLRCILHTILFHRALGLVRPKDVDLELFDITYVQCGDVEHEKKINEKIDHFIDRVEKHPNKKNQICLSFYEVKNKQATWFTNKVERHYWEQWYINLNTVQHPKTHSGKSHHPKVVVDPGETASEERNARRTALESSLREVLFQIIKFVNEKKDHVPPIPNLDGVSFPYEITISSSSDSAFGMDMLKRMLQTGHPTMLS is encoded by the exons ATGAATTGCGAAGTTTGCCAGCTTAAAGAACTGGTAAGCCTTGGACCACCAGAACCTCGCCag GAAGTGGAGCACATTGAGGTACGCGAAGTTTTGCGAT GCATTCTACACACTATTTTATTCCACAGAGCTTTAGGTCTCGTGCGGCCAAAGGATGTTGACTTGGAGCTCTTTGACATCACTTAT GTACAGTGTGGTGATGTTGAacatgaaaagaaaataaatgagaaGATTGACCACTTCATTGACAGGGTGGAGAAGCACCCCAATAAGAAAAATCAG ATATGTTTGTCTTTCTATGAAGTTAAGAACAAACAGGCAACATGGTTTACTAACAAAGTTGAGCGTCACTACTGGGAGCAATGGTACATAAATTTGAATACAGTACAACATCCAAAGACACATTCTGGGAAGTCTCATCACCCCAAAGTAGTAGTTGATCCAGGAG AAACTGCCTCAGAGGAGAGGAATGCTCGTCGGACAGCGCTAGAATCATCTCTCCGTGAAGTTTTATTTCAGATAATAAAATTTGTAAATgagaagaaggatcatgttccCCCAATTCCAAATCTTGATGGTGTCTCATTTCCTTACGAGATTACTATCTCAAG TTCATCAGATTCTGCATTTGGGATGGATATGTTGAAGAGGATGCTTCAGACTGGGCATCCAACCATGCTCAGCTGA
- the LOC113701388 gene encoding autophagy-related protein 101 isoform X4, with translation MNCEVCQLKELEVEHIEVQCGDVEHEKKINEKIDHFIDRVEKHPNKKNQICLSFYEVKNKQATWFTNKVERHYWEQWYINLNTVQHPKTHSGKSHHPKVVVDPGETASEERNARRTALESSLREVLFQIIKFVNEKKDHVPPIPNLDGVSFPYEITISSSSDSAFGMDMLKRMLQTGHPTMLS, from the exons ATGAATTGCGAAGTTTGCCAGCTTAAAGAACTG GAAGTGGAGCACATTGAG GTACAGTGTGGTGATGTTGAacatgaaaagaaaataaatgagaaGATTGACCACTTCATTGACAGGGTGGAGAAGCACCCCAATAAGAAAAATCAG ATATGTTTGTCTTTCTATGAAGTTAAGAACAAACAGGCAACATGGTTTACTAACAAAGTTGAGCGTCACTACTGGGAGCAATGGTACATAAATTTGAATACAGTACAACATCCAAAGACACATTCTGGGAAGTCTCATCACCCCAAAGTAGTAGTTGATCCAGGAG AAACTGCCTCAGAGGAGAGGAATGCTCGTCGGACAGCGCTAGAATCATCTCTCCGTGAAGTTTTATTTCAGATAATAAAATTTGTAAATgagaagaaggatcatgttccCCCAATTCCAAATCTTGATGGTGTCTCATTTCCTTACGAGATTACTATCTCAAG TTCATCAGATTCTGCATTTGGGATGGATATGTTGAAGAGGATGCTTCAGACTGGGCATCCAACCATGCTCAGCTGA
- the LOC113701388 gene encoding autophagy-related protein 101 isoform X2, with the protein MNCEVCQLKELEVEHIEVREVLRCILHTILFHRALGLVRPKDVDLELFDITYVQCGDVEHEKKINEKIDHFIDRVEKHPNKKNQICLSFYEVKNKQATWFTNKVERHYWEQWYINLNTVQHPKTHSGKSHHPKVVVDPGETASEERNARRTALESSLREVLFQIIKFVNEKKDHVPPIPNLDGVSFPYEITISSSSDSAFGMDMLKRMLQTGHPTMLS; encoded by the exons ATGAATTGCGAAGTTTGCCAGCTTAAAGAACTG GAAGTGGAGCACATTGAGGTACGCGAAGTTTTGCGAT GCATTCTACACACTATTTTATTCCACAGAGCTTTAGGTCTCGTGCGGCCAAAGGATGTTGACTTGGAGCTCTTTGACATCACTTAT GTACAGTGTGGTGATGTTGAacatgaaaagaaaataaatgagaaGATTGACCACTTCATTGACAGGGTGGAGAAGCACCCCAATAAGAAAAATCAG ATATGTTTGTCTTTCTATGAAGTTAAGAACAAACAGGCAACATGGTTTACTAACAAAGTTGAGCGTCACTACTGGGAGCAATGGTACATAAATTTGAATACAGTACAACATCCAAAGACACATTCTGGGAAGTCTCATCACCCCAAAGTAGTAGTTGATCCAGGAG AAACTGCCTCAGAGGAGAGGAATGCTCGTCGGACAGCGCTAGAATCATCTCTCCGTGAAGTTTTATTTCAGATAATAAAATTTGTAAATgagaagaaggatcatgttccCCCAATTCCAAATCTTGATGGTGTCTCATTTCCTTACGAGATTACTATCTCAAG TTCATCAGATTCTGCATTTGGGATGGATATGTTGAAGAGGATGCTTCAGACTGGGCATCCAACCATGCTCAGCTGA